In bacterium, the genomic window TACATCGTCCACATAGTCCACACCGTCCACAGGAGGCAGCTCGCCGGCTACCCGTCTATGCCGTCCACATAGTCCACACCGTCCACAGGAGGCAGCTCGCCGGCTACCCGTTTAGAGTGGCCGAAACGATGAACAAGGTCAGAAGTCTTAAGATAAGATGCCATCTGCAATTCTTAACAGGTATCGCCCTGTAATTGAACAGACTGAGCCGATTAGGCTGGGCGGTAGGGTGACCAAGGTAATTGGTCTAGTGATCGAATCTATTGGCCCCCCGGCCAGGATAGGGGAGATATGTCTTATTAGAATACCGTCTGAGTCAAGGTTTATTCGGGCGGAGGTAGTTGGCTTTCGAGGGAATGCCACCCTTCTGATGCCCATTGGTGACATGGCCGGGATTGGGCCTGAATGTGAGGTTATTGCTACTGGAAGGCCCCTGGTGGTTCCGGTGGGAGAAAAGTTGAAGGGCCGAATCTTAGACGGGATTGGTAATCCAATGGATGGAAAAGGCCCGCTTTTTTGCCGGGAGAGGCGTTCTATTTTAGCTGATCCTCCGGATCCCCTCAGAAGACGGCGGATTACAGAGACCTTAAGTGTCGGGATAAAGGCGATTGATGGGGCCTTAACTATCGGTCGGGGGCAGCGGGTGGGTATCTTCTCTGGAAGCGGGGTGGGAAAAAGCACCTTACTGGGGATGATGGCCAGGTTTACCGAGGCGGATGTGAATGTGATTGCCCTCATTGGAGAGAGGGGAAGAGAGGTGCGTGATTTTTTAGAGAAGGATCTAGGGGAAGAGGGATTGGCCCGGTCAGTTTTGGTAGTGGCCACTTCAGATAAGGCGCCCCTGGTTAGATTGCGAGGGGCCTTTGTAGCCACGGCTATTGCTGAATATTTCCGTGATCAGGGATTAGATGTGCTGTTGATGATGGATTCAGTGACCCGATTTGCCCGGGCTCAGCGGGAGGTAGGTCTGGCTATTGGTGAACCACCGGCTACTCGGGGATTTACCCCTTCTGTCTTTGCCATCCTTCCCAGGCTCCTGGAACGTTCAGGGACATCAGAAAAGGGAAGCATCACCGGCTTCTACTCTGTCCTGGTTGATGCCGATGATATGAATGAACCCATAGCTGATAACTGTAGGGGCATTCTTGATGGCCATATTGTTCTTTCCAGAGATCTAGCCGCCCGGAACCATTATCCGGCTATCGATCTTCTTCAAAGTATCTCCAGGCTAATGATCGATATTGTCCCTCCTGAACACGAGAAAACGGCCAGACGGCTCAAAGAGGTTCTTGCGACTATGAAGGAAGCTGAAGACCTGATTAACATTGGAGCTTATGTGAAGGGAAGCAACCCCCGGATCGATTTTGCCCTGGGGATGATTGATGAAGCGAATGATTTCCTTAAACAGGGTATCTGGGAGAAGGTGGATTACAAGATTATAGTGAATAGACTGTTAGAGATGCTTTCGGAAGATTAACTCTAATGTAACCGTTCAGCCACAGATGCACACAGATGAAACACGGAAAATCCGTGAGCCGTGTCCGTGATTCGGGTCTGTCCTTAGGCTGTAGGGACAACCCTTGTGGTTGTCCGTCTACGGAACGGACATGGAC contains:
- the fliI gene encoding flagellar protein export ATPase FliI; the protein is MPSAILNRYRPVIEQTEPIRLGGRVTKVIGLVIESIGPPARIGEICLIRIPSESRFIRAEVVGFRGNATLLMPIGDMAGIGPECEVIATGRPLVVPVGEKLKGRILDGIGNPMDGKGPLFCRERRSILADPPDPLRRRRITETLSVGIKAIDGALTIGRGQRVGIFSGSGVGKSTLLGMMARFTEADVNVIALIGERGREVRDFLEKDLGEEGLARSVLVVATSDKAPLVRLRGAFVATAIAEYFRDQGLDVLLMMDSVTRFARAQREVGLAIGEPPATRGFTPSVFAILPRLLERSGTSEKGSITGFYSVLVDADDMNEPIADNCRGILDGHIVLSRDLAARNHYPAIDLLQSISRLMIDIVPPEHEKTARRLKEVLATMKEAEDLINIGAYVKGSNPRIDFALGMIDEANDFLKQGIWEKVDYKIIVNRLLEMLSED